From a single Deinococcus seoulensis genomic region:
- a CDS encoding amidohydrolase family protein, giving the protein MTDHADPLAPRLLTCDVLFTGMGGAQSPGGVVVVGGTVAATGDPAALRASYPHAREEAVGGVIAPPPVNAHTHLDMSRYEFTALPYFRWIPEVVVPQREKRSVEAALHGADTLRDLGTGGVGDIVYMHAPEVMDALLAREDLSGVLYYEALGTFPDRADDIFRTIRERLERWRRLERPGGPRVGLSPHTPHTVSHRLMRLLCEYAAGEGLPIQIHVAEHPAEHDLYTRGGGPIWDNRLAPFYPDTFAEVIGREPEPGLTPVRYLDELGVLNAKPTLIHMVNVTPDDIARVARAGSAVVTCPRSNHHLECGVFPWAAFAAAGVEIALGTDSVASGGSLDVREDVAFARTLYPTLDPRVIVRAAVKGGHRVLGSRAPFIRRGEAWNEAYLWR; this is encoded by the coding sequence ATGACCGACCACGCCGACCCGCTCGCTCCCCGCCTGCTCACCTGCGACGTGCTGTTCACCGGCATGGGGGGCGCGCAGTCGCCGGGCGGCGTGGTCGTGGTGGGCGGCACGGTCGCCGCGACGGGTGACCCGGCCGCGCTGCGCGCCTCGTACCCGCACGCGCGTGAGGAAGCGGTGGGCGGTGTGATCGCGCCGCCGCCCGTGAACGCCCACACGCACCTGGACATGAGCCGCTACGAGTTCACGGCCCTGCCGTACTTCCGCTGGATTCCGGAGGTGGTCGTCCCGCAACGCGAGAAACGCAGCGTGGAGGCCGCCCTGCACGGCGCGGACACGCTGCGCGACCTGGGGACGGGCGGCGTGGGCGACATCGTGTACATGCACGCCCCGGAGGTCATGGACGCCCTGCTGGCCCGCGAGGACCTGAGCGGCGTCCTGTACTACGAGGCGCTGGGCACCTTCCCCGACAGGGCGGACGACATCTTCCGCACCATCCGCGAGCGCCTTGAACGCTGGCGCCGCCTGGAACGCCCCGGCGGGCCGCGCGTGGGCCTGTCCCCTCACACGCCGCACACCGTCAGCCACCGCCTGATGCGGCTGCTGTGCGAGTACGCCGCCGGCGAGGGCCTGCCCATTCAGATCCACGTGGCCGAGCACCCCGCCGAGCACGACCTGTACACGCGCGGCGGTGGCCCCATCTGGGACAACCGGCTGGCACCCTTCTACCCCGACACCTTCGCGGAGGTGATCGGGCGGGAACCGGAACCCGGCCTGACACCCGTGCGCTACCTGGACGAACTGGGCGTGCTGAACGCGAAACCCACCCTGATCCACATGGTGAACGTCACCCCGGACGACATCGCCCGCGTGGCCCGCGCGGGCAGCGCCGTCGTCACCTGCCCGCGCAGCAACCACCACCTGGAATGCGGCGTGTTCCCCTGGGCGGCCTTCGCGGCGGCCGGGGTGGAGATCGCGCTGGGCACCGACTCCGTCGCCAGTGGCGGCTCGCTGGACGTGCGCGAGGACGTGGCGTTCGCCCGCACGCTGTACCCCACCCTGGACCCGCGAGTGATCGTGCGCGCCGCCGTGAAAGGCGGCCACCGCGTGCTGGGCAGCCGCGCGCCGTTCATCCGCCGGGGCGAGGCCTGGAACGAGGCGTATCTCTGGCGCTGA
- the pdxH gene encoding pyridoxamine 5'-phosphate oxidase yields the protein MTDLTGLSLTGLRLSYTRAELRRADLHPAPLEQFRGWLQEAIDAGLREPYALSLATADAAGRPGVRTVLLRGADERGLTFYTNYESHKGRDLGANPQAELLFHWAEHERQVRAYGPVTRVPDAESDAYFHARPRESQLAAHASDPQSAPIRDRAALDATFAALHARYPDGTVIPRPTFWGGYRVQVQEWEFWQGRESRLHDRFRYAHRDGDWQIDRLAP from the coding sequence ATGACCGACCTGACCGGACTGAGCCTGACCGGACTGAGACTGTCGTACACCCGCGCCGAACTGCGCCGCGCCGACCTGCACCCCGCTCCCCTGGAGCAGTTCCGGGGCTGGCTACAGGAGGCCATCGACGCGGGCCTGCGCGAACCGTACGCGCTGAGCCTCGCCACCGCCGACGCGGCCGGGCGGCCGGGCGTGCGCACCGTGCTGCTGCGTGGTGCGGACGAACGCGGCCTGACCTTCTACACCAACTACGAATCCCACAAGGGCCGCGATCTGGGTGCCAACCCGCAGGCGGAACTGCTGTTCCACTGGGCCGAACACGAACGACAGGTGCGCGCCTACGGCCCCGTGACCCGCGTGCCGGACGCCGAGAGCGACGCGTACTTTCACGCCCGCCCGCGCGAGTCGCAGCTGGCCGCGCACGCCAGCGACCCGCAGAGCGCGCCCATCCGGGACCGCGCCGCACTCGACGCGACCTTCGCGGCGCTGCATGCCCGTTACCCGGACGGCACCGTGATTCCCCGCCCCACCTTCTGGGGAGGCTACCGGGTGCAGGTGCAGGAGTGGGAGTTCTGGCAGGGCCGCGAGAGCCGCCTGCACGACCGCTTCCGGTACGCCCACCGGGACGGCGACTGGCAGATCGACCGGCTCGCACCCTGA
- a CDS encoding TetR/AcrR family transcriptional regulator → MDSTSLRERQKERRRARIYTVAIDLFKRGGFQTTTATDIAKASNVSRGTFFNYYPYKEAVLLDYGSEVMNRLRDHAEARLHDGAAPLTVLYEIWDRLADENTRERDLFPPLAYEVMNPNPERARTAYQALPLSKVIELILRPMHQAGMMRTDLSLQRISNLIADTYLMVALRWSAYGTERPLQEEMRLALSLLLEGAVKRDPPRH, encoded by the coding sequence ATGGATTCAACCTCGCTGCGCGAACGCCAGAAGGAGCGCCGCCGCGCCCGCATCTATACCGTCGCTATTGACCTGTTCAAGCGGGGTGGCTTCCAGACGACCACCGCCACCGACATCGCCAAGGCCAGTAACGTGTCGCGCGGCACGTTCTTCAACTACTACCCGTACAAGGAAGCGGTGCTGCTCGATTACGGCAGCGAGGTCATGAACCGCCTGCGCGACCACGCCGAGGCCCGCCTGCACGACGGCGCCGCCCCCCTGACGGTGCTGTACGAGATCTGGGACCGCCTGGCCGACGAGAACACCCGCGAACGCGACCTGTTCCCCCCGCTGGCCTACGAGGTCATGAACCCCAACCCGGAACGCGCCCGCACGGCGTACCAGGCGCTGCCGCTGAGCAAGGTGATCGAGCTGATCCTGCGGCCCATGCACCAAGCGGGCATGATGCGCACCGACCTGAGCCTGCAACGCATCAGCAACCTGATCGCCGACACGTACCTGATGGTCGCGCTGCGCTGGAGCGCCTACGGCACCGAGCGCCCCCTGCAGGAGGAGATGCGGCTGGCCCTGAGCCTGCTGCTGGAAGGAGCCGTCAAACGCGACCCGCCCCGCCACTGA
- a CDS encoding DNA-formamidopyrimidine glycosylase: MPELPEVETTRRKIEPLLRGRTILHVEHDAPHKYRDTHLAVGRRVTGLSRRGKYLMLNLAPHDGDGPHDLEFIVHLGMTGGFRLEGGRHTRVTIRTDGGDLFFDDPRRFGKMAVVRPGEYAGMPTLAAMGPEPLSEDFREEGFAALAAQAGAVKPWLLSQKPVSGVGNIYADESLWQAGLHPAQTHLTREEAGRLYAAVRDVMGRAVEAGGSSLGSGAGNYRQHDGLSGLFQHSHAVYGRGGEPCPRCGTTIEKTVLAQRGTHHCPQCQPLRRPEDRAEGGRA; the protein is encoded by the coding sequence ATGCCTGAACTGCCGGAAGTGGAAACCACGCGCCGCAAGATCGAGCCGCTGCTGCGCGGCCGGACGATCCTGCACGTCGAGCACGACGCGCCGCACAAGTACCGCGACACGCACCTCGCCGTCGGGCGCCGCGTGACGGGCCTGTCACGGCGCGGGAAGTACCTGATGCTGAACCTCGCCCCGCACGACGGTGACGGGCCGCACGACCTGGAGTTCATCGTGCACCTGGGCATGACCGGCGGGTTCCGGCTGGAGGGCGGGCGGCACACGCGCGTGACGATCCGCACGGACGGCGGCGACCTGTTCTTCGACGATCCCCGGCGCTTCGGGAAGATGGCGGTCGTGCGGCCCGGCGAGTACGCGGGCATGCCGACCCTGGCCGCCATGGGGCCGGAGCCGCTCTCGGAGGACTTCCGCGAGGAAGGGTTCGCGGCGCTGGCCGCGCAGGCGGGAGCCGTGAAACCCTGGTTGCTGTCGCAGAAACCCGTGAGTGGCGTGGGGAACATCTACGCCGACGAGAGCCTGTGGCAGGCGGGCCTCCACCCGGCCCAGACGCACCTGACGCGCGAGGAGGCCGGGCGGCTATACGCGGCGGTCCGGGACGTGATGGGCCGCGCGGTCGAGGCGGGCGGCAGCAGCCTGGGCAGCGGCGCCGGCAACTACCGGCAGCACGACGGCCTGTCCGGGCTGTTCCAGCATTCGCACGCCGTGTACGGGCGCGGCGGCGAGCCCTGCCCGCGCTGCGGGACCACCATCGAGAAGACCGTGCTGGCCCAGCGGGGCACGCACCACTGCCCGCAGTGCCAGCCGCTGCGCCGCCCGGAAGACCGGGCAGAGGGAGGCCGCGCATGA
- a CDS encoding organic hydroperoxide resistance protein, translated as MSNLYTAEATATGGRAGTTKSSDGRLDLNLSVPAGIGGDDGPGTNPEQLFAAGYAACFQGALGVAARRAKIELSDDSTVTARVGLQKSGLAFALDVELEGHFPNLSDEQALALMKAAHEVCPYSVATRGNVDVRISVR; from the coding sequence GTGAGCAACCTTTACACCGCAGAAGCAACCGCCACCGGAGGCCGCGCCGGCACCACCAAGAGCAGCGACGGCCGCCTGGACCTGAACCTCAGCGTGCCCGCCGGCATCGGCGGCGACGACGGCCCCGGCACGAACCCCGAGCAGCTGTTCGCCGCCGGGTACGCCGCGTGCTTCCAGGGTGCCCTGGGTGTCGCCGCGCGCCGCGCCAAGATCGAACTGAGTGACGACAGCACCGTCACCGCCCGCGTGGGCCTCCAGAAGTCCGGGCTGGCCTTCGCGCTCGACGTGGAACTCGAGGGGCACTTCCCGAACCTGAGTGACGAGCAGGCCCTGGCCCTCATGAAGGCCGCGCACGAGGTCTGCCCGTACAGCGTCGCCACGCGCGGCAACGTGGACGTCCGCATCAGCGTCCGCTGA
- a CDS encoding sporulation protein, whose translation MGFLKKMMAAIGVGGAKVDARVNNPSLRAGDTLTGVLAVQGGSVEQRIERINLGLATRYRHDDTHVTHQLTRQAVVPAFDLRAGETREFPFSLPVPLDTPLSLPGTQVWLATDADIAGAADPGDQDHLQILPSREAETLILAAQRLGFSLSGSEIEHHHGRIAQELAFRPPHGQYRIAEVEMMLFHTGGGLDVILEVDRRATGVASLFTSEFEQRGRWNLGAHTLAQGPDAVARELEARIRALL comes from the coding sequence ATGGGATTCCTGAAAAAGATGATGGCCGCCATCGGTGTGGGCGGCGCGAAGGTCGACGCCCGCGTGAACAACCCCAGCCTGCGGGCCGGGGACACCCTGACCGGCGTGCTGGCCGTGCAGGGCGGCAGCGTCGAGCAGCGCATCGAACGCATCAACCTGGGGCTCGCCACCCGCTACCGGCACGACGACACCCACGTCACGCACCAGCTGACCCGGCAGGCGGTCGTGCCGGCCTTCGACCTGCGGGCCGGCGAGACCCGCGAGTTCCCGTTCAGCCTGCCCGTCCCGCTCGACACGCCGCTGTCGCTGCCCGGCACGCAGGTGTGGCTCGCCACGGACGCCGACATCGCCGGGGCGGCCGACCCTGGCGATCAGGATCACCTGCAGATCCTGCCCAGCCGCGAGGCGGAAACGCTGATCCTGGCCGCGCAGCGCCTGGGCTTCAGTCTGAGCGGCAGCGAGATCGAACACCACCATGGCCGTATCGCGCAGGAACTCGCCTTCCGCCCGCCGCACGGGCAGTACCGCATCGCCGAGGTCGAGATGATGCTGTTCCACACGGGCGGCGGCCTGGACGTGATCCTGGAGGTGGACCGCCGCGCGACCGGCGTGGCCAGCCTGTTCACCAGCGAGTTCGAGCAGCGCGGCCGCTGGAACCTGGGCGCGCATACGCTGGCGCAGGGACCGGACGCCGTGGCCCGCGAACTGGAGGCCCGCATCCGCGCCCTGCTGTGA
- the ppgK gene encoding polyphosphate--glucose phosphotransferase: MSVILGIDIGGSGIKGAPVDTRTGKLAGERWRIPTPEGAAPDDVKKVVAELVVHFGLPGAVGVTFPGIVQRGRTLSAANVHPDWVGLDADALFSEATGHEVHLINDADAAGLAEARFGAGQGVQGTVMVLTFGTGIGSALIHNGVLIPNTELGHLWLRDKHAESWASDRARELDDLNWKQWSKRASTYLQHLELLFSPDLFIIGGGVSKKADKWQDHLNVERSRVVPATLLNEAGIIGAAMMAARHAEPAAGTPASPAPAPEGQPTPRQTSTRKTSARKAPARKKA; the protein is encoded by the coding sequence ATGAGCGTGATCCTCGGCATCGACATCGGCGGCAGCGGCATCAAGGGCGCGCCAGTGGACACCCGCACCGGCAAACTCGCCGGAGAACGCTGGCGCATCCCCACCCCCGAGGGCGCCGCGCCGGACGACGTGAAGAAGGTCGTGGCCGAACTTGTCGTGCACTTCGGGCTGCCGGGCGCGGTCGGCGTGACCTTCCCCGGCATCGTGCAGCGCGGCCGCACCCTGTCCGCCGCGAACGTTCACCCGGACTGGGTTGGCCTGGACGCCGACGCCCTGTTCAGCGAGGCGACCGGCCACGAGGTCCACCTGATCAACGACGCCGACGCCGCCGGACTGGCCGAGGCGCGCTTCGGGGCCGGGCAGGGCGTGCAGGGCACCGTGATGGTCCTGACCTTCGGCACCGGCATCGGCAGCGCCCTGATCCACAACGGCGTGCTGATCCCCAACACCGAACTCGGGCACCTGTGGCTGCGCGACAAGCACGCCGAGAGCTGGGCGTCCGACCGCGCCCGCGAACTGGACGACCTGAACTGGAAACAGTGGAGCAAACGCGCCAGCACCTACCTGCAACACCTGGAACTGCTGTTCAGCCCGGACCTGTTCATCATCGGCGGCGGCGTCAGCAAGAAAGCCGACAAGTGGCAGGACCACCTGAACGTCGAACGCAGCCGCGTCGTGCCCGCCACCCTCCTGAACGAGGCCGGGATCATCGGGGCCGCCATGATGGCCGCCCGTCACGCAGAACCGGCCGCCGGGACGCCCGCCTCACCGGCACCGGCCCCTGAAGGCCAGCCCACCCCCCGCCAGACCTCGACCCGCAAGACTTCGGCCCGCAAGGCCCCTGCCCGCAAGAAAGCCTGA
- a CDS encoding 2-phosphoglycerate kinase, protein MSQPELRIGTARHAFPFSRGLLVESLVNAGADAGVAAAAARRIEQQLRLARRTLVSPAELQALMVEVAHDLAGPETAQEAARQTPAFVDIIVTARKGDLPFSRGVLARTLEDAGLSGKDAYATASSVDVNLRRQGVRTLSAEAIDRLTEDALAEHYGEHLRLTYRYLQHNRGKLGVISGGSEVPGPFSKGILVQSMLAAGVPPDVARKVARVTQRDLRGSEDRVVRRAAIREKVEALLRDEVGPDVSARYRLLRVIRRPPRPVIVLLGGVSGTGKSFLAAEIAYRLGITRVVSTDSIREVMRAMVSPALIPTLHASTFSAWEALLPPGAPRPDHPSRETLIAGFRDQVQQVSVGLSAVVQRSVQEGTSLVLEGVHLVPGYLQAGSFSGALVVPMLVTLPDAEEHQRHFESRNDETGASRPLHRYMRYFHEIRAMQDELETLAAAYDVPLLDGLTLDESAEQAVDVVLRRVMVALTPEERRDLLGEDADDTYLENREQTSTSPA, encoded by the coding sequence GTGAGTCAGCCGGAACTGCGGATCGGCACGGCCCGGCACGCCTTCCCGTTCAGCCGGGGCCTGCTGGTCGAGTCGCTGGTGAACGCCGGGGCCGACGCGGGCGTGGCGGCCGCCGCCGCGCGCCGCATCGAGCAGCAACTGCGGCTGGCGCGGCGCACGCTGGTCAGTCCCGCCGAATTGCAGGCGCTGATGGTCGAGGTCGCCCATGATCTGGCCGGACCCGAAACGGCGCAGGAGGCGGCGCGGCAGACCCCGGCGTTCGTGGACATCATCGTCACGGCCCGCAAGGGCGACCTGCCGTTCAGCCGGGGCGTGCTGGCCCGCACCCTGGAAGACGCCGGGCTGTCCGGCAAGGACGCCTACGCGACCGCCAGCAGCGTGGACGTGAACCTGCGCCGCCAGGGCGTGCGGACCCTGAGTGCCGAGGCCATCGACCGCCTGACCGAGGACGCCCTGGCCGAACACTACGGCGAGCACCTGCGCCTCACCTACCGCTACCTGCAACACAACCGGGGCAAGCTGGGCGTCATCAGCGGCGGCAGCGAGGTGCCGGGGCCGTTCAGTAAGGGGATTCTGGTGCAGTCCATGCTGGCGGCGGGCGTGCCGCCGGACGTGGCGCGCAAGGTGGCGCGCGTCACGCAGCGGGACCTGCGGGGCAGCGAGGACCGCGTGGTGCGCCGCGCCGCGATCCGCGAGAAGGTCGAGGCGCTGCTGCGGGACGAGGTCGGCCCGGACGTCAGCGCCCGCTACCGCCTGCTGCGCGTGATCCGGCGGCCGCCGCGCCCGGTGATCGTGCTGCTGGGCGGCGTGAGCGGCACCGGCAAGAGCTTCCTGGCGGCCGAGATCGCGTACCGGCTGGGCATCACCCGCGTGGTCAGTACCGATTCCATCCGGGAGGTCATGCGGGCCATGGTCTCCCCCGCCCTGATTCCCACGCTGCACGCCAGCACCTTCAGCGCCTGGGAGGCCCTGCTGCCGCCCGGCGCGCCGCGCCCCGATCATCCCAGCCGCGAGACGCTGATCGCCGGGTTCCGGGATCAGGTGCAGCAGGTCAGCGTGGGCCTGAGCGCCGTCGTGCAGCGCAGCGTGCAGGAGGGCACCAGTCTGGTGCTGGAGGGCGTGCATCTGGTGCCGGGGTACCTGCAAGCCGGGTCGTTCAGCGGGGCGCTGGTCGTGCCGATGCTGGTCACGCTGCCCGACGCCGAGGAGCACCAGCGGCACTTCGAGAGCCGCAACGACGAGACCGGCGCCAGCCGCCCCCTGCACCGGTACATGCGGTACTTCCATGAGATCCGGGCCATGCAGGACGAACTGGAGACACTGGCCGCCGCGTATGACGTGCCGCTGCTCGACGGGCTGACCCTCGACGAGAGTGCCGAGCAGGCCGTGGACGTGGTGCTGCGCCGCGTGATGGTCGCCCTGACCCCCGAGGAACGCCGCGACCTGCTGGGCGAGGACGCCGACGACACCTACCTGGAAAACCGCGAGCAGACCAGCACCAGCCCCGCCTGA